The following proteins are co-located in the Salvelinus fontinalis isolate EN_2023a chromosome 29, ASM2944872v1, whole genome shotgun sequence genome:
- the LOC129827728 gene encoding sorting nexin-12-like isoform X1 — protein MSDPTVADTRRLNSKPQDLTDAYGPPSNFLEIDVYDPQTIGVGRNRFTTYEVRMQTNLPIFKRKDSVVRRRYSDFEWLKNELERDSKIVVPPLPGKALKRQLPFRGDEGIFEESFIEERRVGLEQFINRLAGHPLAQNERCLHMFLQDESIDRNYIPGKQPQR, from the exons ATGTCGGATCCCACGGTTGCAGACACTCGCCGATTAAACTCTAAACCGCAGGATCTTACAGATGCGTATGGCCCCCCAAGCAATTTTCTTGAAATTGACGTTTATGACCCACAAACTATTGGAGTCGGCCGGAACCGATTTACCACTTATGAAGTGAGAATGCAG ACAAACCTTCCCATCTTCAAACGTAAGGACTCTGTTGTGCGAAGAAGGTACAGTGATTTTGAGTGGCTGAAGaatgagctggagagagacagtaag ATTGTGGTGCCCCCTCTCCCTGGCAAAGCTTTGAAGAGACAGCTGCCCTTCCGAGGAGATGAGGGTATCTTTGAGGAGTCCTTCATTGAGGAGCGGAGGGTAGGCTTGGAACAGTTTATCAACAG ACTCGCAGGTCATCCCCTGGCCCAGAATGAACGCTGTCTTCACATGTTCCTTCAGGATGAGTCCATTGACCGGAACTACATTCCTGGAAAA CAGCCCCAGAGATGA
- the LOC129827728 gene encoding sorting nexin-12-like isoform X2: MSDPTVADTRRLNSKPQDLTDAYGPPSNFLEIDVYDPQTIGVGRNRFTTYEVRMQTNLPIFKRKDSVVRRRYSDFEWLKNELERDSKIVVPPLPGKALKRQLPFRGDEGIFEESFIEERRVGLEQFINRLAGHPLAQNERCLHMFLQDESIDRNYIPGKV, encoded by the exons ATGTCGGATCCCACGGTTGCAGACACTCGCCGATTAAACTCTAAACCGCAGGATCTTACAGATGCGTATGGCCCCCCAAGCAATTTTCTTGAAATTGACGTTTATGACCCACAAACTATTGGAGTCGGCCGGAACCGATTTACCACTTATGAAGTGAGAATGCAG ACAAACCTTCCCATCTTCAAACGTAAGGACTCTGTTGTGCGAAGAAGGTACAGTGATTTTGAGTGGCTGAAGaatgagctggagagagacagtaag ATTGTGGTGCCCCCTCTCCCTGGCAAAGCTTTGAAGAGACAGCTGCCCTTCCGAGGAGATGAGGGTATCTTTGAGGAGTCCTTCATTGAGGAGCGGAGGGTAGGCTTGGAACAGTTTATCAACAG ACTCGCAGGTCATCCCCTGGCCCAGAATGAACGCTGTCTTCACATGTTCCTTCAGGATGAGTCCATTGACCGGAACTACATTCCTGGAAAA GTGTGA